In the genome of Myxococcus stipitatus, one region contains:
- a CDS encoding SAM-dependent methyltransferase, translating to MDNPELARIPGVNPHVPDAARIYDYTLGGTHHFEVDRQAAEFMFSLVPSTPKWVRMLRACLRTAAQRLSAGGYHHWVDFASGLPTSDHVHSVLPNAKVLYSDINPLTITTGKHLLGGNPNTRYLECDIRNAGEFLHRPDVREFLDGERRVVFGANAITVFLPAEENRKFFADLYEWAAPGSKVFATFETKAPGLSTPRWEQFVGMFQRMGESFHLYSLREYLDMCGPWTPGPGGVMTVREFLGLPLGHITEEDREGVGIEFYAVILEKR from the coding sequence ATGGACAACCCGGAGCTGGCTCGCATTCCAGGCGTCAACCCTCACGTTCCCGATGCCGCCCGCATCTACGACTACACCCTGGGCGGGACGCACCACTTCGAGGTGGACCGCCAGGCCGCCGAGTTCATGTTCTCGCTCGTGCCCTCCACGCCCAAGTGGGTGCGCATGCTGCGGGCGTGTCTGCGCACCGCGGCCCAGCGCCTGTCCGCCGGCGGCTACCACCACTGGGTGGACTTCGCGTCGGGCCTGCCCACCAGCGACCACGTCCACTCGGTGCTGCCGAACGCGAAGGTGCTCTACAGCGACATCAACCCGCTCACCATCACCACGGGCAAGCACCTGCTGGGCGGCAATCCCAACACCCGCTACCTGGAATGTGACATCCGCAACGCGGGGGAGTTCCTCCACCGGCCGGATGTCCGTGAGTTCCTGGACGGCGAGCGGCGCGTGGTCTTCGGCGCCAACGCCATCACCGTGTTCCTCCCCGCCGAGGAGAACCGCAAGTTCTTCGCGGACCTGTACGAGTGGGCCGCGCCCGGCTCCAAGGTCTTCGCCACCTTCGAGACCAAGGCCCCGGGACTGAGCACGCCCAGGTGGGAGCAGTTCGTCGGCATGTTCCAGCGGATGGGTGAGTCCTTCCACCTCTACTCGCTGCGCGAGTACCTGGACATGTGCGGCCCCTGGACGCCCGGGCCCGGCGGCGTGATGACGGTGCGCGAGTTCCTGGGCCTGCCCCTGGGCCACATCACCGAGGAGGACCGCGAGGGCGTCGGCATCGAGTTCTACGCCGTCATCCTCGAGAAGCGCTGA
- a CDS encoding Kelch repeat-containing protein — MTSSPSSTARRRVPYSGLWLEGFRVTPVAGGALLTGGMGSHPDGRGVRSRASTSAALWDTAREEWLEVPALPEPRQDHAAVALPDGRVLLIGGRDDETTELASTRFWEPATRRYSPGPPLLAARSRPTAVVLRDGAVLVLGSDADHDLERGTRAELLRPGAPAWEPAGQTVRLFHLGPVCVSGELVVIAGGRDNGMGFAVIDGQHLAPPLDRNTELWEPQGRAWSTSPHPLTESRDEPSGVTLSDGRILVVGGWLGGEPLKSAEVFDPRTRQWSATGSLDVARSGSALVALPDGRAAVLGGLRSDPYEETSAVELWDPVTGGWTPGMPLAKARAGHHVVPLGNGAFLVVGTSRVTHDGSLETTSELWRP; from the coding sequence ATGACATCCAGCCCGTCCTCCACCGCGCGCAGGCGCGTCCCCTACTCCGGACTCTGGCTCGAGGGCTTCCGTGTGACGCCCGTCGCCGGAGGTGCGCTGCTGACGGGGGGAATGGGCTCACATCCCGACGGGCGGGGCGTCCGGTCTCGCGCCTCGACGAGCGCCGCGCTCTGGGACACCGCCCGGGAGGAGTGGCTGGAGGTGCCCGCCCTGCCCGAGCCTCGCCAGGACCACGCGGCGGTGGCGCTGCCGGACGGGCGTGTGTTGCTCATCGGCGGACGGGACGACGAGACGACGGAGCTGGCCTCCACCCGTTTCTGGGAGCCCGCCACGCGGCGCTACAGCCCGGGGCCGCCCCTGTTGGCGGCGCGCTCGCGGCCCACCGCCGTGGTGCTGCGCGACGGCGCGGTGCTGGTGCTGGGCTCGGACGCTGACCACGACCTCGAGCGAGGCACCCGCGCGGAGCTGCTGCGCCCCGGCGCCCCGGCCTGGGAGCCCGCGGGCCAGACGGTGCGCCTCTTCCATCTCGGGCCTGTGTGCGTGAGCGGCGAGCTCGTCGTCATCGCGGGCGGGCGCGACAACGGCATGGGGTTCGCCGTCATCGACGGGCAGCACCTGGCGCCACCGCTGGACCGGAACACGGAGCTCTGGGAACCCCAGGGCCGCGCGTGGAGCACCTCGCCCCATCCGCTCACCGAGTCGCGGGACGAGCCCTCCGGCGTCACCCTCTCCGATGGCCGCATCCTCGTCGTGGGAGGGTGGCTGGGCGGAGAGCCGCTCAAGAGCGCGGAGGTCTTCGACCCGAGGACCCGTCAGTGGAGCGCGACGGGGAGCCTGGACGTGGCCCGCTCCGGCTCCGCGCTCGTCGCGCTGCCCGACGGACGCGCCGCGGTGCTGGGCGGGCTTCGCTCGGACCCCTACGAAGAGACCAGCGCCGTGGAGCTGTGGGACCCGGTGACTGGAGGATGGACCCCGGGCATGCCGCTGGCAAAGGCTCGCGCGGGGCACCACGTCGTCCCGCTGGGCAACGGAGCGTTTCTGGTGGTGGGCACCTCGCGCGTGACGCACGACGGCTCCCTGGAGACGACCTCCGAGCTCTGGCGCCCCTGA